CCGGTCTCGACCTGTTGGGCCGCGCCCGCAAGGTCGTCATCACCAAGGACGAGACCACCATCGTCGACGGTGCCGGTGACAGCGAGCAGGTCGCCGGCCGCGTGAACCAGATCCGTGCCGAGATCGAGAACTCGGACTCGGACTACGACCGCGAGAAGCTCCAGGAGCGTCTCGCGAAGCTGGCCGGCGGCGTGGCCGTCATCAAGGCCGGCGCCGCGACCGAGGTCGAGCTCAAGGAGCGCAAGCACCGCATCGAGGACGCGGTGCGCAACGCCAAGGCCGCCGTCGAGGAGGGCATCGTCGCCGGTGGTGGCGTGGCTCTGCTCCAGGCTTCCTCGGTGTTCGAGAAGCTGGAGCTCGAAGGCGACGAGGCGACGGGCGCCGCTGCCGTCAAGCTCGCGCTGGAGGCCCCGCTCAAGCAGATCGCGGTCAACGCGGGTCTTGAGGGTGGCGTCATCGTCGAGAAGGTCCGCAACCTCAAGATCGGTCACGGCCTGAACGCCGCGACCGGCGAGTACGTCGACATGATCGCCGAAGGCATCATCGACCCCGCGAAGGTCACGCGTTCCGCCCTGCAGAACGCGGCGTCCATCGCGGCGCTGTTCCTCACCACCGAGGCCGTCATCGCCGACAAGCCGGAGAAGGCCGCCGCCGGCGGCGCGCCGGGCGGCATGCCGGGCGGTGACATGGACTTCTGATCCTGACGGATCGGCGGTTCATGGCGTAGCGGTACGCGCTTCCCGTACGTGCTTGTACGGACCGAGGGCGGCACTCCCTGGAAAGGGGGGTGCCGCCCTCGGGCGTTCGGCGGGCTCAGCAGCGGGCTGATCGGCCGCAGCGCACTCCGCGCGTTCAGCGCCGGAGCTCGCGGTTGAAGACCGCGCGGGACCAGAAGTAGCCGAGCAGGGCGAGGCCGGTGCACCAGGCGAGCGCGATCCAGCCGTCGTTGCCGATCCCGGTGCCGAAGAACAGACCGCGCAGGGTCTCGTTGATCGGGGTGAAGGGCTGGTACTCGGCGAACCAGCGCAGGGCGGTCGGCATGGACTCCGGCGGGACGACCGCGCTGCCGAGGAAGGGCAGGAAGGTCAGCGGCAGCGGGGCGTTGCTCGCGGACTCGACGGTCTTGGCGCCCATGCCCATCGCGGCGGACAGCCAGGCCATGCCGAAGGCCAGGAAGAGCAGCAGGCCCATGGCGGCCACCCACTCGACGGCCGAGGCGTCGGGCCGGAAGCCGATCGCGAGGGAGACGCCGGTGATCAGGAAGAGCACCGCGGCGACCTGGAGGACACTGCCGAAGACATGGCCGGTGAGGATGGCACCCCGGGAGATCGACATCGTACGGAAGCGGTTGACGATCCCTTCGGTCATGTCGGTGCAGACGGAGACGGCCGTCGCGACGGCCCCGGAGGTCGCCGACATCAGGATGATGCCGGGTACCAGGTAGTTGATGTAGTCGCCGCGGTCGCCGCCCCCGCCGATACCGGCGCCGAGGGCGCCGCCGAAGACGTACACGAACAGCAGCAGCATCAGCAGCGGCATCACGAGGATCGAGATGGTCATCGAGGGGTAGCGCCGCATGTGCTTGATGTTGCGGCGCAGCATCGTCATGGAGTCGCGCATCGCGTACGAGCGGGCGGACCTGGCGGTCTTCGCGGACTTGGCCGGGGTGAGGGTGGCGGTGCTCATCGGTTCGACTCCTTGCGGGCGGCGGGGACGGTGTCGGCGTTCTGGTGGCCGGTCAGGGTGAGGAAGACGTCGTCGAGGTCGGGGGTGTGCACGGTGAGCGACTCGGCCCGGACCCCGGTGCTGTCGAGGATGTCGAGCAGGGCGCGGAGATTGGCGATCGAGCCGTTGCTGGGGATCTGGAGGGAGAGCGACTCGTCGTCGCGGGTGGCGACGCCGAAGGCGGAGGCCGCGGTGGCGAGGTTGGTCTCGTCGGCGAACTGGAGGCGGACATGGCCGCCCGGGATCAGCCGCTTCAGCTCCTCCGACGTGCCCTCGGCGACGAGCTTGCCGTGGTCCAGCACCGCGATGCGGTCGGCGAGTTGATCGGCCTCGTCCAGATACTGCGTGGTGAGGAAGATGGTCACGCCCTGGTCCGCGACCAGGTTCCGGATGAGCTCCCACATGACGCGGCGGCTGCGCGGGTCGAGGCCGGTGGTCGGCTCGTCGAGGAAGATGACGCGCGGCCGGCCGACCAGGGTCATCGCGAGGTCGAGCTTGCGGCGCATACCGCCGGAGAAGGTCGCGACGTTCTTGCGGGCCGCCTCGGTCAGCTCGAACCGCTCCAGGAGTTCGGCGGCGCGGCGGCGGCCCTCGGCGCGGCTCAAGTGGTGCAGGTCGGCCATCAGGAGCAGGTTCTCCTCGGCGGTCAGCAGGCCGTCGACGGCGGCGAACTGGCCGGTGACGCCGATCTGGCCGCGTACGGAGTCGGCGTCGGCGGCCACGTCGTGGCCGCCGACCCGCGCCTCGCCCGAGTCGGCGGTGATCAGCGTCGAGAGGATTTCCACGGTGGTGGTCTTGCCCGCCCCGTTGGGGCCGAGGAGGGCGAAGACCGTGCCTTCGGGGATCCGCAGGTCGATGCCGTCGAGCACGACCTTGTCGCCGTACGACTTGCGCAGGCCGAGCGCGGAGATGGCGGCTGCGCGGGTGGGGCCGGCCGCTGTGGTCGGGGTGTTCATGGGAGCGGGCCCTTCTATTGAGGGGATCGGGACTGCTGGTGGGCGTGGGGTGGTGCCAGGGTTTGGCGCCGTGGTGCGCTTGCGTCATTATGATGGCACAAGAGTGGCGCCATATCGAGTCATTATGGCGCCATCGTGGTTCGGGGTGGCGCCGGGGCTCCGGGCCGGCTCGTGCCGCCGGCCCGGAGCGGAGCGTCAGGCGCGGCGGATCACGATGTCGCCGACGCTCGTACGGCCGTGGATCTCGACCCTCTCCTCGGACTGCTCGGGGCCCCGCGCGCGTCCGAGTTCGTTGCGGACACGGCCCGCTCTGGCCTCCATGTCCAGCCAGGCCGCGGTGCCCTTGGCGATGCCGATCTCCAGGCCCCCCGCCGAGGACTCCACGGTGATCCGCCCCCGTATCACCTGGTCGATACGGATGGGGCCGTTCGACGTCCTGGCGGTGACCGAGGACTCCGCGCGCACGACGCCGACGGGGCCGTTGGCGGAGGTCACCTCCAACTCGCCGGTGACCTCGCCGATCGTGGTCTCGCCGTTGTGGTTCCTGACGGTCGCGTCCCCGCCGATCCGGCCGACCCGTACCCGGCCCGACCCGCGAATCTCGGTCCCGCCCGTCACACGGTCCACCGTGATGTCGCCGTGCGCGGTCTTCAGCCGTACGGTCGTGGCCTCTTCCAGATGGATGTCCCCGGCGCCGGACGTCAGACGGCAGTTGCCGAACCGGCCCTCGCCGATGAGGTCGCCGAGACCCGTGCTGCCGATCAGCTCCGAGCCGGCGGGCAGTTGGACGGTCACGTCGACCGAACCGGTCCTGGTGAAGGGCGAGTGGCTCTTGGGGCCCTTGACGAGCAGTTCGCCGTCCGCGTAAGCGACTTCGGTGTCCTCGGCGGCGAGTACGTCCCGCTTGTCGCCGGGGTCGCTCGGCGCCACATCGACCACGGTGTCGGTGCGCTTGCCGGCGATGATCCGGGCCCGTCCGACCTCGATCTTGACGGTGGCGGAGATGGCTTCGGTGGTGTCGAAAACAGGCATGGCTGTGCCGTCCTTCTGGCGAGTGGAGGTGGGTGCTCTGGTGAGGTGCGCTGGTGAAGCGCGTTGATACGTGGGTGAGTTGGCGTGCCACTCGGGCCTTCGGGCCTTCGGGCTTTCAGCTGACCCAGCCGGTGAAGCGCTGCCCGGCCGCCGCGCCGATGCCCGTCGTACGCCGTCGGTCCGCCGTGGTTTCCAGGGCGGCGGCGACGGAGCGGACCAGCCAGGCGTTGACCGACAGGCCCTCGCGGCCCGCGGCCTCCTCGACCCGGTGCTTGAGCTGGGCGGGCGGGCGGAAGTTGATGCGCGAGGTGCCGCCCTCGTCGGCCTCGTGCGGAACCGGGGGCGCCGGAGGTGTCGGCGCCCGTACCGGGATGTCGGCGGCGTCGAAGGCGTCGACGGCCGGTGGCACCGTCACCACGAACTCGGGGTCGCGCCCGCGCAGCCGCAGGTCCACCGAGCCGGGCGCCAGCTCGCGGGTGACCTCGTCCATCGCGTCGGACAGGGCGTTGAGCAGCGCCAGCCGGACGGCCGATTCGAGCGGGCCGATGAGCCGTTCCGCCAGGGCGCGGGCTTCGTCATCGCCCGCCTCGGCACCGACTCCCAGCTCGTGGCGGAGGTTGTCGACGTACGGGGTGAGGTCCATGACGTAATAGTGGCACCATCATGGCGCCATGGCAAGTTATCTGGCGCCATCGGGCGCCAATCTGTTGTCGGGGTGGTGTCAGGGGTCCTTCCTGTGGCGCTATGGAGTCACGGCCTCATGGCTTCACGGCCTCACCGGGCGGTACGGCGGGATCGGGCGGGAGTCCGTCGAGACCGCGACGTACGCCAGGCCGTCGTACTCCTCCGACAGCCGGACCGCAGTGACCTCGCGCCGGTAGAACCAGCGCGTCACCAGCGCGCCGAACGTCCGCGTCCCGTGCGTGGCGCCGACCCACTCCCGTACGGCGGCGGGCGCGTCGTCCGCCTCGGCCGCGCGCAGGTCCAGCAGATGGTCCGCCGGTGTGGCGGCGGCGAGTTGGGCCTCCACCGCGGTCTTCGGTGCGGGGCCGATCGGGTTGCCATCGGCGATACGGCCCGTCAGCCCGCCGACGCCGCTCCAGGGCCCCGGCCAGAGGCGGTGGGCACGGAAGGTGCCCTCGCCGAAGAGAAGCCCCATGGCGTAGTACCCGTCGCCGTACCGCTCGCGCAGGTGGCCGCCGAGCGGCGCCGGTGCCTCGGCGTCGTCCGTACGGCCCTTCGCCACATGGCTGTTGTGGCCCCAGAGCACCACCTTGGCCGCCGGGTCGTCCAGGATCTCCCCGACCGCCTCGGCCATGTACCGGTCGCGCGCGGCCAGAACCGTGCGCTCCGGGTCCGGGTGCTGTCCGTTGCGCGTCACCAGATCGGCGGCGCGGACCAGGATCCGGGCGTGCCGCACCGCCACGGCACCGGCCGGGGTGTCCTCATGGCCGCGTACGTACTCCAGCAGGTTCACCGCGTCGCGCATCAGCTTCTGCTCCGGGTCCGGGCGCGAGCCCGGATACGCGGTGGCGAGCACGCCGAGCGCGGAGTGCAGGGCGGGCAGCCGGTCGGGCGCCACGCTGGTCAGGAACGCCTCCAGCACCGCCAGCGAGTCCCCGGCGCGCTGCGGGTCGATGCCGGCGAAGCGGACCTGCTCGCTCTCCGGGCGGCCGTCGTTGTACGTCCGCATCCACTCGATCGTGTCCAGGACCTCTTCGGTCCGCCAGGTCCAGAATCCCAGCCCGGTCAGTACCTGAGCGGCGTCGCCGACACCGCCCCGTACGTACGCGTCGACGGCCGGTCCCGCGGACGCGCTCGCCTCCATGGCCAGCGTCGTGAAGCCCAGCTCGGTCACCAGATACTCCAGCAGCCGGTGTTTGAGCTGGAAGAACTCGCGTGTGCCGTGCGTGGATTCGCCCAGACCCACGACCCGTACGCCGTCGAGTACCTCCTTCAGCGGCCGGAGGTCGGTGGTGGGCGCGCCGGCGGTCAGACCGCCGTTCAGGGGCAGGGCGTTCTCCGAGAGCCAGGCCGTCACCTCGCCGGACAGGGTCTCGCGATCATTCGCTGACATGCCGCCGAGGCTACAGCCGGGCGGGGGCGGTATCGGCACGGGGAACTCGGCCGCGGGTGCGGGGCGTTGTCTGTGCGCCCAGGGCGTGTTTTAGAAGTCCCGTCTGGCCCACGACGCCTGGCACGCACGCTCGCTGCGTTGTCGGAGTCATCCAAGTACGTCCAGTACGAGGATGATCCTCCGCCTTGCGATCGCACGCGCCAGACGCCGCGGGCCCCGCCCTGAGGGCGGACGACGCTACTTCTCAAACACGCCCTGGCGCACCGGAGTTGTCCCTGTCCCCAGGCACCCCGAAGCCCCGGAGGCTCGACGCCATGTCTCTGACACCATCCGACTCTTCCCGCCCCGCCGGCCCCTCGCGCCGGGCCCTGCTCGGCGGCGCGGCAGCCGCCACATTGGCGCTCGCCGCGACGGCGGCCGGTGCGGGCGCGGCCACGGCGCACCCGCGCGCCGACCGTCCCGCGCGCCCCGGCCGCGCGTCCTGGCCCACCGACTTCCCGCTGCCCGACGGCTTCCGCCCCGAGGGCATAGCCATCGGCAACGGCCCGTACGCGTACATGGGTTCGCTCGCGGACGGCTCGATCCGCCGCGCCGACCTGCGTACCGGCGAGGGCCGTACCGTCCTGGCGGGCGCGACGGGCGGCGCCGCGACCGGTCTGAAGCTCGACCGGGACGGGCTGCTCTACATCTCGGGCGGCGTGAGCGGTTCGATCCGGGTGTTCGACACCCGTAGGAACAGGCTCACCGCCACGTATCAGCCGACGACCGTCGGCTTCGTCAACGACGTGATCCTGTACGGGGACCGGGCCTGGTTCACGAACTCGAACGCGCCCGTCCTCTACAACGTCCCGCGCGGCGGCAGGCGCCGGGGCAAGGACGACCTGCGCAGCGTGCCGCTCGGCGGCGAGTGGGAGCAGGCGCCCACGGGCATCAGCGCCAACGGCATCGAGACGACGCCCGACGGCCGCGCGCTGATCGTCGTCAACAGCCCGACAGGCAAGCTGTTCCGGGTGGACCCGAAGACCGGGCACGCCACGAACATCACCCTCAAGGGCGCGCCCGACGTCGTCAACGGCGACGGTCTCCTGCGCGTCGGCGACCTGCTGTACGTGGTGCAGAACCGCCTCAACCTGGTCACGGTGTTCCAACTGGACGCCGACGCCCGCAAGGCGACGCTGCGCCGCTCGATCCTCGACCCGCGCTTCGACGTCCCGACGACGGCGGCGCGCCTCGGCAACCGCCTCTACCTGGTCAACGCCCGCTTCACGACGACGCCGACACCGGAGACGACGTACAACGCGGTCGCGGTCCCGCTCCGATAGACGTACACGGACGCGCCTGCCGGACCTCACCGAGAAGACGTGCACCGGGCTCCGCCCCGAGCCCGGTGTACCTCAGCGGTGTCAGAACGGGGGTTCGGCGGCGAAGGTGCCCGTCCAGAGGTGGGTGGACGGCTCGGGTGCGCGTTGCTGGAGGAGCGTCACGGCGTCCTTGACCCGGCCGAGGGTGATGAGGTGGCCGGCTTGTGGGGCCGGGTTGGCGGGGGCGTACGGTTCCAGGACGGCGACGGCCTCCTCGGTGCGGCCGGCCTCGGCCAGCAGGTCGGAGACGGTCCACGCCGCGTACGGGGAGTCGCGCTCGGGGTGCGTTCGCGCCCGCTCGATCGCCTCGTCGAGCCGGCCGCAGTCGGCCATGAGCCGCAGCCGCAGCCGGAACAACTCCCATTCCTCTTCGCCGTCTTGAAGAGTCCGGCGTGCGTTCAGTGCGTCCAGGTGGGCCAATCCGTCCTGGGCGCGGCCCTGGTCGGCGTACAGGGTGCACAGCGTGTCGACCAGCCAGTCGTCCGAGCCGCCGGGGGAGTCCACGAGCGCGGCCATCACCTCGATCGCCTCGTCGCCCCGGCCGTGCCGGGCCAGGAGCCGCGCCCGTCCCACCGCGGCGTGATGCCGGCGGAGCGGTGAGTCGGCCGATTCCCGGTACACGGTGATCGCGCCTTCCACGTCGCCGCGCTCCTCCAGCACCTCGGCGAGGCGCCGTGCGGCGTCCCCGAGGGGTGCGGACGCCGCGTACTCGCGCAGTTCCCCGATCCGGTCGTGCCTGGCCAACAGATCGGCCAGTTCGTCGTGGTTGTTGACGGGGGTGATGTCCTGCCGGGTGCGCAGCAGGGTTATCGCCTCGTCCACGCGGCCCTGGCGTTCACGGATCGTGGCGAGCAGCCCGATCGCCGTGTCGGGTTGGAGGCCATGGCAGCACCACGGGCTGTCGCACCGGTGCCCGGCCGGGATCCGGGCGGTCAGCAGGGCGGCGACGGCCTCGTCGTGGGCCGTTCCCCCGGCGATGTCGACCAGGGCGGTGGCAAGGACCCAGTCCTCGATCCCGGCGCTCAGCAACGTGACCGCCTCGTCCTCGCGTCCGTGCCGGGCCAGCAGCCGCGCGAAGAACTCCAGCGCGGTCCCCCCGACCGCGGCGTACGGCCGCGCCAGTTCGATGGCCTCCTCCGCGCGCCCCCAGCTCTCCAGCGATTCCGCCTTGGCGCGGGCGGCGGGCCACCAGCCGGTGGCGACGTACGGAGCGAGTACGTCCAACGCCTCCGCCTGCCGGTCCCGGTCCCCGAGCAGCCGCGCCCACTCACGCGCGCAGAACCATTCGCCGCGGCCGGCCTGGTACTCCACCTCGTCCTCATGGCCGAGTTCCAGAAGCCGTGTGACGAGGAGCGGAGGAATGCAGCCGGACTGGGTCCGGGCCCGTTGGTCAAGAACAGCAGCGTCCATGAGGGTGCACCCTAGCCACCAGAGAGCGGATCGTCGCCCCAGGTCACCGGGGGTTACTTAGGGCACCCTTTCCTCTTGTGGGGGATGCCTGGTACATATGGAAGTGTTCCATCGGCACATCGGAAGTCTTGCCATGAACCAGGAAAACACCGACAACGACCTCACCCCCTTCACGATCGACCTGACCCCCGACGAAGCCCGGCGGCGGGCCGAGGTCCTGGCCGCGCTGGGGCCCGACTGGGACCCGGTGGAAGCCCTCCGGGGCGAGGACGAGGCGTACGCGCTCCTCTACTCGGGGCTGGACGACGAGCAGCAGCGCATCTACGACCGGCTCGTGGCGGCCGGTGTCCTCCCAGGGGACGAGCCGGGCCGTGCGGCTACCCATTGACCCCCAGGCGGATGCCTCCCGCCGCGCCTGGCTCCCCTGCCCGGTCTGCGACGACGCCCGCCACTGCGAAACGTGCGCGTCCCGCCGCAACTGCGGCGACCACTGGCGCTACCTGATATCCAACAACGGCCCGGTACTCCACCTCCAGTGCCCCCACTGCACCCACACCTGGTCCCTCAACACCCGCCCGGACACGGCGCGTTGAGACCCGTCGTCGACCGGCAGGCTCACGGGTAGAGGCCCGCGCGGAAGGTGAAGGAGACCAGTTGGGCGCGGTCGCGGGCGCCTACCTTTGTCATCGCTCGGACCGCGTGCGTCTTCACCGTGAACGGTGACACCGACATCTGCGCCGCGATCTCGTCGTTGCCGAGGCCGCTCGCGACCAGGACCACCACGTCCCGTTCCCTGGGCGTCAGAGCGCCGAAGCGGCGGAGCAGTTCCTTGTCGATCACCGGGGGCGGGCTGTCCGTCATGTGACCGATGAGCGCGGCCGTCGCGGCGGCCGACAGCGCGCCGCCGCCGGACACGACCTCGGTGATTCCGGCGACGAGTTCGGCGGGGCTCACGGTCTTGCTCAGGAAGCCGTTGGCGCCCGCGCGCAGGGCGGCCAGAACGATGTCGTCCTGGTCGAACGTGGTCAGCACGATCACCCGCGTCTTCTCCGGTGGATGCTCCGCGCGGATCCGGCGCGTGGCCTCGACACCGTCGATGCCGGGCATCCGGATGTCCATCAGCACCAGGTCGACGGGGTGGTCCCGGAGGAAGGGGACGACCTGGAGCCCGTCCGAGAGATCAGCCGCGACGACGAGACTCGGGTCGAGCCGGAGCATCGTCCGGATCCCGGCCCTGATCTCGGCCTGGTCGTCGACGATCAGAATCCGTGTCATCGGACGACGGCCCCCAGCGGGCTGAACTCCGCGTGGACCCGGAACCGCCCGTCGTCACTGTCGATCGTCAGCCGCCCGCTGGAGGACTCCACGCGCTCCCGCATCCCCACGAGCCCGAGCCCGCTGCCCGGGTCGGCGCCACGGGGCGAGCGACCCACGCCGTTCTCCACGGTGACGCGGATCCTGCCGTCGTGCTCCCGCACATCCACCGTCGCCGTCCCCTCCCCGTGCCGGTAGGCATTCGTGAGCGCTTCCTGAACGACCCGGTAGACCGTCACACCGACGCTCGGCTCAACGAAACCGGCCGGGATGTCGAGGGACGGCCGCACGTCGAGGCCGATGCTCTCGAAAGAGGCGATGAGTCCCTCCAGGCCGCTCAGCGCCGGTGTCGGCCGGAGCGCCTCGTCGCCCGAGACGTCGTCCCCGAGGCGCAGAAGCGCGAGGATGCGCTGGGTCTCCACGACGACGGTACGGGCGCTGGCCCTGGCCGATACGAGGGCCTGCCGGGAGGAATCGGCGTCATCGGGCAGCCCGATCTCCGCCGCACCGAGGTGCAGGCTCAGCATCGCGACCTGGTGGCCGATGACGTCGTGGAGGTCCCGGGCGATACGGAGCCGTTCCTCGGTCACCCGCCGGGTGGCTTCGATCTCGCGGGTGGCGATGGCGATCTCGGCCCGTTCGTCCAGGGTCCACCAGTGCTCCCGGTGGATACGGAGCGCGGCCCCCGTCGCACCTCCCGCCATGGCCGAGAAGAGGGCGGCGGCTCCCACGACCGCGCCGCCGCGGAATCCTCCGAGCGTCATGAACGCCCCCAGGAAGAACGCCGCCACGATGGCGGTTCCGACCAGCGGCTGCTTGCCCCTGAGGGTGACCGAGAACAGCACGAGCACGGCCATCATCCACACCGACAGCGGGTCGTGCCCCACCGCCGTGACGGCGAAGGACGCGCCGCTCGTCACGACCAGTCCCGCCCACGGCTTCCACCACGAGAGGGCGACGCCACCGCCGGCGAGGAGCACGGACAGGGCCGTCGGCCAGTCCGACCCCCGCACGATCGCCGCCACGATCTGCCCGGTGAACACCAGCGCGGCCACCGAATAGGCGCCCCGGTGCAGCACCTCGGGGCGGCGGACCCACAGCGGTGCCGCGGGCCCGTCCTGACTGTTCTGCGACGTGACCATGAGCCGATTCTCGTTCGCGTGAGCGGTGGCCGTGTACTTCGAACGATGTAGACGCGGAAGTACTTCGTTCGAAGTACGCGGCCCCTCCCGAGGCGGCTGAAACTCGTCGTCGAGGCGACCGTCTCACTCCGTCACCATCACAACGGGACACTTGATGACTCAGACCACCGTAACTCCGACCCTGGCAACGGCGACGCCCTCCGGGCTCCGCTCGCTCCACCTGATCCGGGTCGCCTTCTCCCTGATCTGGGTGGCACTCGTCTTCTCGACCTCCGCCAAGCTCGTGTCGGCGGACGAACCCACCGTGATCGCGGCCGTGCTGCTCTTCGTCTACCCCCTGTGGGACGCCATCGCCACGCTCCTTGAGCGCCGCCTGGCAGGCACCGACTCCACGGACCGCGTCCGTACCGTGAACCTCGGACTCGGCCTCGCCGCCACCGCCGGAATGGTCGTCGCCGCCTTCTCCACCATCGGGACAGCGCTTCTCGTGTTCGGCGTCTGGGCCCTGCTCGCCGGAGCCCTCCAGCTCACCGTCGCGATCCGGCGCCGGCGCACCGTCGGCGCCCAGTGGCCGATGGCCATCAGCGGCGGACAGTCCGTCCTCGCGGGTGCCGGCATCGCCGCCATGTCCGCCTCGGAGACGAGCAGCCTGTCCACCGTCGCCGGATACTCGGCCTTCGGCGCCTTCTGGTTCCTCGTCTCCGTGATCGCCCTGACCGTCCGCAGCCGGCGCGTCTAGGAGGCGGCGGAACCGGACAGTTCCCTGAGCACCCGCGTCGTCACGGTCAGTTCCGGCACCAGCGCGGCCAGTGTCCGTCCGTCCGGGGTGTGTACGTACACCGTGTTGTAGCAGGGGCCATCGGCCCCGCCCCTGGGGAACGGCAGCCCGGCGACACGCCAGTCGGCGCTCCAGGGCAGATGGCCGCCGTCCGCGTCGTAGATTCCCTCGCGCGTCAGCGTCAGTTCACCCAGCCGCACCTTGCCCTCCCGCTCGTACATCTCGCGGATACGCCGGGTGATCCCCTCCCGGGTGCGGTCGACTATCAGGGCCGACAGCTCCTCCTGCCGGGACGATCCGAGCAGCGGCAACCGCTCGCCGGTGCCCGCCAGGGCCAGCTCGCAGAG
The nucleotide sequence above comes from Streptomyces sp. NBC_01716. Encoded proteins:
- a CDS encoding ABC transporter permease translates to MSTATLTPAKSAKTARSARSYAMRDSMTMLRRNIKHMRRYPSMTISILVMPLLMLLLFVYVFGGALGAGIGGGGDRGDYINYLVPGIILMSATSGAVATAVSVCTDMTEGIVNRFRTMSISRGAILTGHVFGSVLQVAAVLFLITGVSLAIGFRPDASAVEWVAAMGLLLFLAFGMAWLSAAMGMGAKTVESASNAPLPLTFLPFLGSAVVPPESMPTALRWFAEYQPFTPINETLRGLFFGTGIGNDGWIALAWCTGLALLGYFWSRAVFNRELRR
- a CDS encoding ATP-binding cassette domain-containing protein, producing MNTPTTAAGPTRAAAISALGLRKSYGDKVVLDGIDLRIPEGTVFALLGPNGAGKTTTVEILSTLITADSGEARVGGHDVAADADSVRGQIGVTGQFAAVDGLLTAEENLLLMADLHHLSRAEGRRRAAELLERFELTEAARKNVATFSGGMRRKLDLAMTLVGRPRVIFLDEPTTGLDPRSRRVMWELIRNLVADQGVTIFLTTQYLDEADQLADRIAVLDHGKLVAEGTSEELKRLIPGGHVRLQFADETNLATAASAFGVATRDDESLSLQIPSNGSIANLRALLDILDSTGVRAESLTVHTPDLDDVFLTLTGHQNADTVPAARKESNR
- a CDS encoding DUF4097 family beta strand repeat-containing protein; this translates as MPVFDTTEAISATVKIEVGRARIIAGKRTDTVVDVAPSDPGDKRDVLAAEDTEVAYADGELLVKGPKSHSPFTRTGSVDVTVQLPAGSELIGSTGLGDLIGEGRFGNCRLTSGAGDIHLEEATTVRLKTAHGDITVDRVTGGTEIRGSGRVRVGRIGGDATVRNHNGETTIGEVTGELEVTSANGPVGVVRAESSVTARTSNGPIRIDQVIRGRITVESSAGGLEIGIAKGTAAWLDMEARAGRVRNELGRARGPEQSEERVEIHGRTSVGDIVIRRA
- a CDS encoding erythromycin esterase family protein, translated to MSANDRETLSGEVTAWLSENALPLNGGLTAGAPTTDLRPLKEVLDGVRVVGLGESTHGTREFFQLKHRLLEYLVTELGFTTLAMEASASAGPAVDAYVRGGVGDAAQVLTGLGFWTWRTEEVLDTIEWMRTYNDGRPESEQVRFAGIDPQRAGDSLAVLEAFLTSVAPDRLPALHSALGVLATAYPGSRPDPEQKLMRDAVNLLEYVRGHEDTPAGAVAVRHARILVRAADLVTRNGQHPDPERTVLAARDRYMAEAVGEILDDPAAKVVLWGHNSHVAKGRTDDAEAPAPLGGHLRERYGDGYYAMGLLFGEGTFRAHRLWPGPWSGVGGLTGRIADGNPIGPAPKTAVEAQLAAATPADHLLDLRAAEADDAPAAVREWVGATHGTRTFGALVTRWFYRREVTAVRLSEEYDGLAYVAVSTDSRPIPPYRPVRP
- a CDS encoding superoxide dismutase, whose protein sequence is MSLTPSDSSRPAGPSRRALLGGAAAATLALAATAAGAGAATAHPRADRPARPGRASWPTDFPLPDGFRPEGIAIGNGPYAYMGSLADGSIRRADLRTGEGRTVLAGATGGAATGLKLDRDGLLYISGGVSGSIRVFDTRRNRLTATYQPTTVGFVNDVILYGDRAWFTNSNAPVLYNVPRGGRRRGKDDLRSVPLGGEWEQAPTGISANGIETTPDGRALIVVNSPTGKLFRVDPKTGHATNITLKGAPDVVNGDGLLRVGDLLYVVQNRLNLVTVFQLDADARKATLRRSILDPRFDVPTTAARLGNRLYLVNARFTTTPTPETTYNAVAVPLR
- a CDS encoding tetratricopeptide repeat protein yields the protein MDAAVLDQRARTQSGCIPPLLVTRLLELGHEDEVEYQAGRGEWFCAREWARLLGDRDRQAEALDVLAPYVATGWWPAARAKAESLESWGRAEEAIELARPYAAVGGTALEFFARLLARHGREDEAVTLLSAGIEDWVLATALVDIAGGTAHDEAVAALLTARIPAGHRCDSPWCCHGLQPDTAIGLLATIRERQGRVDEAITLLRTRQDITPVNNHDELADLLARHDRIGELREYAASAPLGDAARRLAEVLEERGDVEGAITVYRESADSPLRRHHAAVGRARLLARHGRGDEAIEVMAALVDSPGGSDDWLVDTLCTLYADQGRAQDGLAHLDALNARRTLQDGEEEWELFRLRLRLMADCGRLDEAIERARTHPERDSPYAAWTVSDLLAEAGRTEEAVAVLEPYAPANPAPQAGHLITLGRVKDAVTLLQQRAPEPSTHLWTGTFAAEPPF
- a CDS encoding DUF6400 family protein, whose translation is MNQENTDNDLTPFTIDLTPDEARRRAEVLAALGPDWDPVEALRGEDEAYALLYSGLDDEQQRIYDRLVAAGVLPGDEPGRAATH
- a CDS encoding response regulator transcription factor, whose amino-acid sequence is MTRILIVDDQAEIRAGIRTMLRLDPSLVVAADLSDGLQVVPFLRDHPVDLVLMDIRMPGIDGVEATRRIRAEHPPEKTRVIVLTTFDQDDIVLAALRAGANGFLSKTVSPAELVAGITEVVSGGGALSAAATAALIGHMTDSPPPVIDKELLRRFGALTPRERDVVVLVASGLGNDEIAAQMSVSPFTVKTHAVRAMTKVGARDRAQLVSFTFRAGLYP
- a CDS encoding sensor histidine kinase — translated: MVTSQNSQDGPAAPLWVRRPEVLHRGAYSVAALVFTGQIVAAIVRGSDWPTALSVLLAGGGVALSWWKPWAGLVVTSGASFAVTAVGHDPLSVWMMAVLVLFSVTLRGKQPLVGTAIVAAFFLGAFMTLGGFRGGAVVGAAALFSAMAGGATGAALRIHREHWWTLDERAEIAIATREIEATRRVTEERLRIARDLHDVIGHQVAMLSLHLGAAEIGLPDDADSSRQALVSARASARTVVVETQRILALLRLGDDVSGDEALRPTPALSGLEGLIASFESIGLDVRPSLDIPAGFVEPSVGVTVYRVVQEALTNAYRHGEGTATVDVREHDGRIRVTVENGVGRSPRGADPGSGLGLVGMRERVESSSGRLTIDSDDGRFRVHAEFSPLGAVVR